A single Endozoicomonas sp. NE40 DNA region contains:
- the fba gene encoding class II fructose-bisphosphate aldolase (catalyzes the reversible aldol condensation of dihydroxyacetonephosphate and glyceraldehyde 3-phosphate in the Calvin cycle, glycolysis, and/or gluconeogenesis), with protein MALISLRQLLDHAAENRYGVPAFNVNNLEQMRAIMEAADETDSPVIVQASAGARKYAGAPFLRHLILAAIEEFPHIPVVMHQDHGTSPAVCQRSIQLGFSSVMMDGSLKEDGKTPSSYEYNVEVTRRTVEMAHACGVSVEGELGCLGSLETGEAGEEDGVGAAGKLSHDQLLTDPDEAAEFVQATHVDALAIACGTSHGAYKFTRPPTGDILAIDRIREIHKRIPNTHLVMHGSSSVPQDWLKIINDNGGEIPETYGVPVEQIQEGIRHGVRKVNIDTDLRLASTGAIRRFMQENKSEFDPRKYLTVATRAMKDICLQRYQTFETAGNASKIRALSLETMFDLYNKGNLDPKIQ; from the coding sequence ATGGCACTGATCAGCCTCAGACAGCTTCTCGACCACGCTGCCGAGAACCGTTACGGCGTCCCTGCCTTTAACGTCAACAACCTGGAACAGATGCGCGCCATCATGGAAGCAGCCGACGAAACGGATTCGCCGGTCATTGTTCAGGCTTCCGCCGGAGCCCGGAAATACGCTGGCGCCCCCTTCCTGAGACACCTGATACTGGCGGCCATTGAAGAGTTTCCACACATTCCCGTAGTCATGCATCAGGATCACGGCACCAGCCCCGCCGTCTGTCAGCGTTCAATACAACTGGGCTTTTCTTCTGTCATGATGGACGGCTCACTGAAAGAAGATGGTAAAACCCCTTCCAGCTACGAATACAATGTTGAGGTGACCCGCCGAACCGTTGAAATGGCTCATGCCTGTGGAGTTTCTGTAGAAGGGGAACTAGGCTGCCTCGGCTCTCTGGAAACCGGTGAAGCAGGTGAAGAAGACGGCGTTGGCGCCGCGGGTAAACTGTCCCATGACCAGCTACTGACCGACCCCGACGAAGCTGCAGAGTTTGTTCAGGCCACCCATGTCGATGCCCTCGCCATCGCCTGCGGTACCAGCCATGGTGCCTACAAATTCACCCGTCCTCCGACTGGCGACATCCTTGCCATTGACAGAATCCGCGAGATACACAAACGCATACCCAACACCCACCTGGTGATGCACGGTTCTTCATCAGTACCACAGGACTGGCTCAAGATTATTAACGACAACGGTGGAGAAATACCGGAAACCTACGGCGTTCCTGTCGAGCAGATCCAGGAAGGCATTCGCCATGGGGTACGCAAGGTCAATATCGACACCGATCTGCGCCTGGCATCAACAGGGGCCATTCGCCGTTTTATGCAGGAAAACAAATCAGAGTTTGACCCACGCAAATACCTTACTGTCGCCACCCGGGCAATGAAAGACATCTGCCTTCAGCGCTATCAGACTTTTGAAACGGCAGGCAATGCTTCAAAAATCAGGGCATTAAGCCTGGAAACCATGTTCGACCTCTACAACAAGGGCAACCTTGACCCCAAAATCCAGTAA